AAGCATGTAAGAAACAGCAGTTGTGGTTATTGCTCCAAGAATGTGCGACCCTGGCCTCGGGAACTGCCACAACCCTTGTGGAGCACAGCCTGGCGCTGACACGTGTGCCCCTCTGACCCAGTCAGCCTCCGCCGGGAAAACGATCACAAGGCGAGAATTCAAACTGGGGACAAAAAGCTGCAGGCTTGAAGATGTCCGTGGCCGCAGCAACTCTAATAAGGAAAATCGTGGAACGCACCCAAGCGGTTAACAATAGGAGGACTGTTTAGCAAAGGACAGTTCTGAGTCCCAGCTCAGTACCATCCCGCCCCACACAATGAGTCCACTGTGCCCGTCCCAGAGGCACATCTTTGTTCCAGAAGGTTCTACCTTCATACTAATGTCCCCGAGCAAATGATGATAATAATCACAATGTACTGGGCACACTCTAAGGTGCCACGGGCTGTGCGGGTGCCCATGaaagcccatttcacagatgagaaagctgatgTTCAGCATTGTTAATTACGTGTCCAGGGGCGTACAGCTTCCCAAGTGACGGATAAAAGATATGCATTCCGGCAGGTCTGACCCTGACAGGTGCGGGGCCAGCTTGTACTGGCTTGGAAATGCTGAATGCTTCATTTTCAGGAATTCTATGAGCTGGTGGTTAAACACAGCCGCTAACTGGGGGGCCACGgccatggcctgcagaagttccggggccagggatggaacctgcgccacagcagtgaccggaaccagagcagtgacaacactagatccttaaccactaggccaacagggaactcccaaagccacTATTAAAAgtcagcttaggagttcccttggtggctcagtaggttaaggatctggctttatcattgctgtgactctggttactgctatggtgcgtgactgacccctggcctgggagcttctgcatgccacaggtactgccgaaaaaagaaaaaaaaaagtcaacatatatgaactgacaatcaaatgaaatattaaaacaaaggtaattggagttcccgtcgtggcgcagtggttaacgaatccgactaggaaccatgaggttgcgggttcggtccctgcccttgctcagtgggttaacgatctggcgttgccgtgagctgtggtgtaggttgcagacgcggctcggatcccgcgttgctgtggctctggcgtaggctgagggctacagctctgattagacccctagcctgggaacctccatatgccgcgggagcggcccaagaaatagcaacaacaacaacaacaacaacaaaaagacaaaaaagacaaaaaaaaaggtaataaattcTCAGAACTCATCACTTCGTAATTATTTACCATTATCTATGCTCTTGAGGTTTTTTAGAGCCATAATGATGGAAATACTACACAATGGTGTGTCCATATCTTCCCAAGCCCACATTGGGAAGGGACTTAACGTCGGTAGCCTGAAAATGGCCATGGGCAGGGGCAGtaatttacaccacagaaatgggGGAATGGTATAAACCAAGGCTCTTCCAGTtactaaacatttatttatcagtACTCCACTGGGTCTGACCCCAAATGCTCTGGGCTTCGTGTCTCCCTCCTCACAGCGGATGACACTGAACTTGATTAAGCCAAAGGCACAGAGGTGCACAAAAGCTAGATTCCTCTGCCCTGCGGTCCccagatgagaaagagaaacttCCGCAGCATCAAAGCAGAGCCGACCCAGAGCAACCCCATTGGGAAGACCTCCCCGACCTCTGACCGAGGACTTGCCCGCTTGTTTTCCCGAGTAGGGAAGAAAAGTCATTTGCTCTGTTGGATAGAAATCCCTTCCAGGAGGGCAAGGGCTCAACTGAGTCACCCCAGAGTGACTTTCTCAGCTCAAGGATGGGAGCTcttggaggtcctgtcgtggctcagggggttaagaatccaactagtatccatgaggctgcaggctcattccctggccttgctcagtgggttaaggatctggcgctgccacaagctgcggagaaggtcgcagacgcagctcagactgggcatggctatggcacaggccagttgctgcagctctgattcgacccctagcctgggaatttcacatgctgcaggtgctgccctaaaaagaaaaaaaaaaaaaaaaaaagaaaggatggtaACTCTTTCAGCAACTTCTTTTCCCACCAGGTCACAGCCGATTGATCACCCTTGGCCCCCATGTCCCACCTCCCTCACTCAGCCATTGTCACTGAGACGCCGCCTAGGCATGGGGGATAGGGCAGTGGATGCTCCGTACCCTAGTGGAGCGAGCATCTGAGCAGGGGAGTCTACGAACTTAATTCTGTCCCAGGCCACCACAGCCTactcttctccacatcctgtcATCCAAGGCTGGCATATGTTTTGCTGGTGACGTATGCCTAAGACAGCAGGCATTTCTATCTGCCAGCTCAAGTGGCTGCCAGGTGGTAGTAAGGTAAAACACACAATTTAGGAGACCCATAAGGacggaggagagggaagaggggtgcGAGATCTGCATTTCAGATTTTATGCATATTTGGGatatttaataagatttttacTCCACGCTCAAAGCTGCATGATTCTGTTGTGCACACACAGGACAGCGGCACTGTGTTTGTTAAGCTCTGCCTCCCCCTCTTGGCTGTGGGGATGACCAGCAGAGCCGGCAGGCAGAGCCAAGTGGGTGTTGAGACCCAAGGGGCACATGTGGGCGGGGCCTGgtctctccccagctcccccacACCATCCTTCCAGAGCCCCTGGGGGAGCGTCTTAACCTGAGCTTTGAGGCCTCTGGAGAAACCCACTTTTCATGGCATGGCCTAGCGCAGgcaggagctgctgcagctgggagCCCTGACCAGTGCCCTCACCTGGGATTTATCGGGAAACGGAGACAGAAGTGGTCATGCAGCTAGGAGGTCTGCAGCAAAGCTAAGACAGGCCTAGGATGATAAGATTCCCAGCCTGGAACTGGTTCTGCCATGGTCCAAACCCTGCTCTATCCCCTGGTGTCCTGTCCCGCAAgatgcctcctccaggaagccctcccagaTCTCCTCGGCTCTAGACTCTCCCTGCCTTCGCATCATAATACTGCATCTATTCCTCCGTCAATTCCACTCTGCCCTCCCAGGATCTGATATCAATTGAGTCAGTGGCCAGCAGGGAGGGTGTGATGGAGAGCCATCTCCACCCTCAGCCTACCGCCTGCACACTCACTATTGTCACTTAGCTTCTTCTTACCATCTGCTCTTGTCTAACTTGAACGCTCCAAGATGTAGGAGTCTCGACTGTTCCCGCCTCCTCTGCAGTTCTGAATTCCCAGATGACAGCCTTGGATGGAGGGGGTGGGATTTCGGGGTTCAGGTAAGGTGGTCTCAAGAGCCAAGTTCAGGTCCTCTTGCTCTTGGGCAGCTCACTTCCCtcctcttagcctcagtttctttaactAACAAATGGGACAATAACTTCCATCTCCAGAGTAATTTTGAAACTAAATAACAGATACCAAGACGCTTCACACAACTCTGTAACATGAGAAGGCTCCGGATAAAATTGGCATcatctgagcacctactatgtaacAGACATTCCCCTGATCACTCTCTCCATGAAACTGCCATGTTTAGTAGTCCCACTTTACACCCAGTGTAGAGATGCTCCAAGGTTACATAACTCAAAAAGATTACAGAGCCTTGGAGCTGGAAGTGGAACTCAGGTCAAACTCCATCCACCTCGGGCTCCCCACGCACCTGCCTTCAACCTGCCCCTGGAAACGTGTTCCAACAGTCCAGTTCTTCCACTTTATCCCCAGCTCTCCGACCTCACCCCGACGACGAGTGGGGCAAAATGAGCCCCTGAAGATGGTTCAAGAAGGCTTGGGTTCCTAATCCAGGGAGTCGGAGCCCTGGATTCTGTCTGCAGCTCCCTGATCCACagtgggcctcggtttcctcatttgtcaaaggGAGACCCCAGGGCTGCCCTTCACAGGCTGCAAGAATCACCAGATGTGGACATGAAAGCATCCTGGGGGCCATCCTCACGTCCCTCCTGCTCGCCACCTGTCACCTGGGGCCGCCCTTCCCCTCTCACCCCTAGGCCTAGAGGTGAAACCGCAGGCTGCGCCCCAGCTCAGTTTCCCTGCCAGCCCCGCTCTCACCTGGGGTCCGGCTGCCGTCGCTGAGCGGGTGCCACGGGTCGCGGTCGGTGGCCACCAGCAGGCAGTCGGGGTCGCGCAGGTGCGCGCAGGCCTCGCTCAGCTTGGCGAAGGAGAAGTGCTCGTCGTAGCCCACCAGCACGGCGCGCACGCGCGGGGCCGCGCCCGGGTCCTCGCCGGGGTCCCCTGCCAGGCGCAGCCCCGCGGCGCGCAGCTCGGCCCGCAGCCCCTCGCCGCCCAGCACGAATACCGCGCCCTGCGTGTCCGGAGGCCCGAGCAGGCGTTGGCGCAGCAAGCGCGCGGCGCACAGCGCGGAGCTGAAGAGCTGCTCGGCGCGCAGCCCCCTGAAGCCAAGGCGCGCGAAGCGGAGGGCCAGCTCGGGCCGCGCGCGCCGGCTGTTATTGCTCACGAAGAACGCCGCCTTGCCAGCCCGCGCCAGGCGCTCCAGCAGCTCCGGGGCGCCCGGCACAGCGCGCTCGCCGTTCCACAGCACCCCGTCGCAGTCGAACAGGACCCCCTGCGTCCGGCCCAGCACGTCGCGCAGGGCCGCGCCGCGAAGCCGCTCGCAGCGCGCCATGCAGCCGGGTGGCTGCCCGCACGCCCGCGCCGCGCCGCTCTCTTTCCACGGGCACGGCGCGCTCGCCTCGCAGCCAGCCAGTCCCCGCCACCTGCCAATCGGCGCGCTGGAAGAGCCAGGGGGCGGGGTCACCGGGGGCGAGTCTTGGGAGCAGAGAGGCTGCGAGATAACCCCGCCGAAGAAAAGAGCGGAATTACGGCCGCCGCGGCGGCAAGAGGACTAATAAAGGCCTAGCCTGCTCCTTCGTCCCTCCCCTTGCTCCGTTGGGCGAGCAGCCGTGGAGCTTCTGCCCAACAGGAGGGTGGGAAGCTCAGAGACTGACACTCCTTTTGCCCAATAAGAAGTTAGGACTAGAAACTCTAGCCCGCCCCGCGTCTGCCCAGCCAATCAGAAGCTTAAGACAGCTGGTTGCTAGGAGGAAAATAGATGGTAAAGATGTTATCTTTGGGTCAAATCTCATTGCCCTCTGACCCGTGGACGCTCTAGTTCCGAGCGAAGTCCTGAGAAGCGGGTAGGTGTGCTGGGGAGAGTGGCACATGGTGTCCTCTCGGACGCTGGAGCTGTTGGCCTAGACCAGTGGCTTTCCACCCTGGCCGTAGAGTCCCCTggggaatggatttttttttttttttttgagatataatttccGTCCAGCAAGATGCGTAGGTCTTAACTGTGCAGTTCGATGACTTTTGACAAACGTTTTAAAAAATACCGATGTGTGGCAGGACCTCAGAATTGTTAGCTTAATTGCTTTGGATGAGGCccggctttaaaaaaaaaaattaacgaaAAAATTACCCAGGGATTCTGTCGTGAGGCCAGAGAGGCACTGGGCTAGAGGCAGCCGGTCACCGGTGGACCCTGGAGAGGGGAGACAGAGCAGCAGTGGCCAGTTGCCCAGGGTAGAGATAGGACCTGGCTGCCTAGGTCCTTACTAGGGGAGGGATGTGTCACACAATTCTGAGATTGTCTGCCAACCTCTGAGAGGGCTC
Above is a genomic segment from Phacochoerus africanus isolate WHEZ1 chromosome 7, ROS_Pafr_v1, whole genome shotgun sequence containing:
- the PDXP gene encoding chronophin isoform X3, which translates into the protein MARCERLRGAALRDVLGRTQGVLFDCDGVLWNGERAVPGAPELLERLARAGKAAFFVSNNSRRARPELALRFARLGFRGLRAEQLFSSALCAARLLRQRLLGPPDTQGAVFVLGGEGLRAELRAAGLRLAGDPGEDPGAAPRVRAVLVGYDEHFSFAKLSEACAHLRDPDCLLVATDRDPWHPLSDGSRTPGTGSLTAAVETASGRQALVVGKPSPYMFECITEAFSVEPGRTLMVGDRLETDILFGHRCGLTTVLTLTGVSRLEEAQAYLAAGQHDLVPHYYVESIADLMEGLEG